In Macrobrachium nipponense isolate FS-2020 chromosome 15, ASM1510439v2, whole genome shotgun sequence, a single genomic region encodes these proteins:
- the LOC135194963 gene encoding selenoprotein N-like has protein sequence MNISQNCKDAASKDDKSENETKIIGVHQDVKVGGNQKECREIPRSAVRNQACLAVLSVAVGIVCLWFQDHPYEPQIGISSQANISNVVTLKTHFAPLDPKAFSSFVDSKESRSSLHGILNWKSASVSWKWVHHEYFAPLLPLGALSKDPAFVWRILPDDTSQEVMYSSKYVAPPPSGPVEELLHGLLSLFHPQPFLYSRYGPRGAAGIIRAKSVDCVDILLRLHAEYQLNPPSRRPLWFTPAAFIGRLVMNTTDSTVKHFSLGVPTDKPLNVDLEWLIGPDEDKDMEVTITYLPEMSLEIEDIDSGGISWLDEISQSKALDLLEKELYKYKQVEYLNFPEAYLKGSSEGKPVHTLVLWGSLADQSC, from the exons atgaacatatcCCAGAATTGCAAAGATGCTGCAAGCAAAGATGATAAGAGTGAAAATGAAACCAAAATCATTGGAGTACATCAGGATGTGAAAGTAGGAGGAAACCAGAAAGAATGTAGAGAAATCCCAAGGAGCGCAGTGAGAAATCAGGCCTGCCTTGCTGTTCTCA GTGTAGCTGTAGGCATTGTATGTCTTTGGTTTCAAGATCATCCCTATGAACCTCAGATTGGTATTTCTAGTCAAGCTAATATATCTAATGTAGTCACATTGAAAACACACTTTGCACCTCTGGATCCCAAAGCGTTTTCAAGCTTTGTAGATAGCAAA GAGTCCAGATCAAGTTTACATGGCATACTAAATTGGAAGAGTGCATCTGTTTCATGGAAATGGGTTCACCATGAGTATTTTGCACCATTACTTCCCCTAGGTGCACTATCCAAAGATCCAGCATTTGTGTGGAGGATTTTGCCAGATGATACATCACAAGAAGTTATGTACAG TTCCAAGTATGTTGCACCCCCACCTTCAGGACCTGTGGAGGAGCTTCTTCATGGCCTGTTGTCTCTCTTCCATCCACAACCTTTTCTCTACTCCAG GTATGGTCCACGAGGTGCTGCAGGAATTATTCGTGCCAAAAGCGTTGATTGTGTAGATATTTTACTCAG ATTGCATGCAGAGTATCAGTTAAATCCACCATCTCGGCGTCCGTTGTGGTTTACTCCTGCTGCATTTATTGGGAGACTTGTAATGAACACGACAGACTCAACAGTGAAGCACTTTTCTCTTGGTGTTCCTACAGACAAGCCCCTTAATGTAG atttGGAATGGCTCATTGGGCCTGATGAAGATAAGGACATGGAAGTAACAATCACATATCTACCAGAGATGAGTCTTGAAATAGAAGATATAGATAGTGGTGGCATAAGTTGGTTGGATGAAATATCACAGAGTAAAGCCTTGGATTTGTTGGAAAAGGAGCTGTACAAATACAAGCAG gTTGAGTACCTCAACTTCCCAGAGGCTTACTTGAAAGGAAGCAGTGAAGGTAAACCAGTACATACATTAGTACTGTGGGGGTCACTAGCAGACCAGTCGTGCTGA